The DNA segment AACCGTGCTTACTCTTTGTTAATGCAGGATGAAAAACAAAGAGGTGTATGTTAACCCCCAGTTTCTAGGGGATTTTTCTTCATTCTTTGTTAGAAATTAGACCTCTGGAAATCAAAAGCCTGGAAACATAGAGTTTAAGGGAAAGAAGAGCAACTTATTTTGCTCTCATTGCAGGAAACCTGGACACTCAGTTGATAGATGCGATAAGATAATGGATTTCCCTTATGACTTTAAGTTTACTAAGTCTAATAGGTTTCAGGGAAATGTGAGAGCTAATGCACCATTTTTAGCCGAGGATGCAACATTTAATCCTACCACTATAGCTTAGGGGGACATCAACTCAACAACTATCTCAGGAGCAGATTTCTCAGCTTGTTCAACTCCCTCATCAAGTGAAGGTTACCTAGTCTAGACCATCAAACTCAGAAGCTAGTGAAAATATTACCAATTGTGCTGGTAAATATTTCAGTGATTCAGTTTTCTATTTGTTTAGGTTAAGACTACTATATGGATTTTAGACATGTGTTTTTGAGCACAAGTCATTAGATCCTAAACTTTTCCTAAACATCAAACCTTTAGCCTTTCCTCTCATGGTTAATCTTCCTAATTCCTATAAAGTTAGGGAAACTCATGGTGAGGGTGTCTTCATTCATTCTAAGCTAATTCTGCATAGTGTTCTATATGTCCctataacgatccgaccggtcgtttcatgatttactgctttatttcccctatttctacttctttgtGCTTTTTTTATCCATGCTATGTGATATTGGGTTAGTCGGTAGTCTCTTTTGattaagcttaagttggaaaagtcaaccggatgttgatttgTGTGgaagagggctcggatgtgagatctgatggttcggatagcttcgggagatgatttgggacttaggagtgtgatcagaacatgttttgaaggtccgtagtagattcatgcttgaattggcgaaattggaattttggcattttccggttgataggtgagattttgatatagggtcggaatggaattccgggagttgcaacaggtctgttgtgtcatttgggatgtgtgtgcaaaattttaggtcattcggacgtggtttgactgacttttttatcaaaagcataatttggaaAAAATTTGGAATctaaggcttgaatccgatgtgttttagttgaatcaatgttgtttgaggtgttttgaagattaatataagtttggatagtggtatatgacttatttgtgcttttggttgaggtcccgagggcctcgggatgatttcgggtggttgacggAAACTTATGAACTGGGAAATGGCAGTTGAAGCTGAgtctgttgtcataaccgcacctgtagCTAGGGGATCGCAGGTGTGGGATCGCAGAAGCGGGCTCGCAGAAGCGGGCTCGCAGAAGCGCCTAATGGGTCGCAGATGCGGCAAAAGTCCATGGGGGCTGGAACCGCAAAAGCGAAAATTTGAGCGCACTTGCGGTATCGCAGGTGTGGGCATCCGATCGTTGGTGCGGAGTCTGGGTTTTAAGTGAGAACCACAGATGCGGTGCGCTTGACCGCAAAATCAATAGCTCAGAAGCAAAATTTGGGCCACAGGTGCAAAAaccctgggccagaaagtatataaaccctccttcgtgattttcagcctttcttcaccattttaaatcggctttggagctttttgggtgattttggaggaggaatcagagggaacttcattgaggtaagaattTTAATCATAAAACTTGCTTTTATGGTGTTATTTAATTGACtaggcttgaaatttatggaaatttgtgGGTGAATActgaagaaactagggcttgataTTTGGAGACCTAAGGGTTTGAGGGtcatttatggtcggattttggtacttttgatatggatgaactcgtgggaggataaggagtttattgatgtaatttttatcgaatttcgagacgtgggcccgggggtcggctttggttaatttcgggatttgtattgtaatttgattacttttgagtgggctttgttcccttagcatattttgatggttttgtactgattttagttagatttggagcatccgaaggcagattcaagaggcaagggcatcacgggctagagtttggaccggatagaggtgagtaatgattgtaaatgttgttctgagggtttgaaacctcagatttcacatcgttgtgctattttgagatgacgcacacgctagatgactaGCGTGGGGCCGTGGACTGTTGGGGatttgtgacttagtccgtcccgaatgactgttttactgtgtatttgattaaaaactgcttgctatcatcatgttttgggttgaatgccatatttgagcctcgtgccaactgttttgaacccttaggagattttactactattcctcactgttttgacttcatattgtactcagtcatgatatattctactattttcataactctgtcatgtttactctattttgacatcttaaatgatagtttgggctgagcatcatactttactgtgcccgagtagcttttagagatttctgactgagtagggccgagggcctgtattgtgaggttattatgggatcgggctgcatgccgcaacagtgttgtacAGATttttgattatgaggctgagggcctgagttgttatgccacgaggtggcttgatatgaggccgagagcctactgattatgccacgagatggcttgatattgtgcttgggtcgtaaagggcccctctcggagtctgtacacccctggTGAGCGCGATTACCTAGTGTGATatatgatatagcccgaggggctgatgttgttccatgttattacccgaggggctgattctgttgatattgtgcccgaggggctgatttacgTATCTATATTTTCTCCCTATTTTCATTTACTCGTTTGAActattaaaagatgttttaaagaagttttcactgaactaaggtgtttttacaagtttccactattttattgcattgtatatGTTTTATACTggctctttgtagcattttgctgtgatttacgtgttttcttattgctcaactgcttttacttttattactcaatgagttggcatactcacattactccttgcaccctgtgtgcagattcaggagcctcgggtcccactagcgagggttgattgctttcagcaggctgttcggagttcactaggtagttgttcggcgttcacagcccagtgcttctccctcttatcttacttTCCTTTGTATTAGTTATGTAATAGACTGCATAGTCTCTTTCATACTCTAAGACATATGTTTAGATACTCATGACCTGtaacaccccaatgtcgggctgtgtttatttccatatttgttctatttcactttatttgggatttatcacttattaatgacttaaattgaattattataactgttaaaatgaattgggagtctGTGTCGGCTGGCTTTGTTTCATAATAGACGCCATTACGACCGAGTCCGGATTTAgagtcgtgataagttggtatcagagcctaggttacatcggtctcacgagtcatgagcatgtttagaaagggtctcacggatcggtacggagacgtctgtatttatcctcgggaggctgcagaacctttaggaaaacttcttattcttgaaattcttgtcgtgcgaatctattgatccgagtactaaacttctgttattctattctctcacagatggtgaggacacgagcgaccggtcaggatggacgaccaccaataccacccgttgtggccactagaggcctaGGACACgctcgaggccgtggtaggggcaggggtgtagcccgcacaacagctagggtagCACTTGCAGATCCACTAGTCGCCctagtttaggatcaggtcccagttgtggatgctccagcagcaccagctcaggcaccagcggTGCCCATCATGATTccaggtctttaggaggccttgacTCAAATTATATcaatatgcactggcctagctcaggcggtctcagttactacagccgcagctacttctcaggccgggggaggcactcagactcccgcagctcgcacacctaagcaggttgtgtagggacttcagacactaggGGCATATCCAGCCTAGCTGATTGTAGTTGTTCAGGACTATGTATCTCCTGCTGTGTCAGAGGACGAGCAATGCAGGTTAGAGAGGTtccaactttcagtggtgcagagggcgaggatgcccagggtttcttggaaaagtgttagaggattcttcgttcagtaggtattctggagaccagcggggtcgctttcattacttttcagttttcgggagctgccttcacttagtAGGAAGCTTATGAGAgacgtaggcctgttggtgcaacaccccttacctggcagcaattcTCCATTCTCGTTTTGGAGAAGTAtatgccacagtctcgcagagaggagctacataggcagttcgagtggttgtgTTAGAAAGAGATGATTGTgatgtagtatgagatgaggttctcgaaGTTAGCTCGccatgttgtttggttggttcctacggagagagagagaggatcaggaggtttgttgatggtctcacatatcagcttcgtattctcatgaccagggagagggtgtctggtgctacttttgaggaggttgttgacattgctcacgagattgagtcagttcgtcgccaggagcgagatgagagggaggacaAAAGGTCTCGGGGATTTGGTAGTTGTATTGGTGCTCCATCGAGAGGTTAGttttagcacggcagaggccgtccattcagacatgcttagtcagctcgcccaagttatcgtggagtgtcatcgggtcatggttctaacagttctcatcaggggtagccatcactcagtgcccttccagcccagagttcatcccgtgctccatgagttcagggcttttctatgccaggtgcatctgctagtcattccggtgctaggggttcccttcaatcctcgtctccagcaccgggtagttgctatgagtgtggagagttgggtcatatatggaggtagtgtcctcgtcatcttgggggttcatctcagcagaggagtcagccattggCTTTagcgctagttacttcaccaccacccacccaaccatctaggggtggaggtcagtcagctaggggtcgccctagagggggaggtcgatcaggtggcggtcaggcccatttctatgcacttccagctagacccgatgctatcgcttcagatgttgtgatcacaggtattgtctcagtctgccacagagatgcctctgtattatttgatcccagttccatttattcttatgtgtcatcatagtttgctcgttatttgtatgccccatgagtctcttgtttcatctgttcgtgtatctactctggtgggcggtACTGTTTTTATAGACCGTGtttaccggtcatgtgtggtgactaatGAGGGTCTGGAGACTCAaatggatcttttgttgttatgtatggtagactttgatgtgatattgggcatggattggctatctccgtgtcgtgctattttggattatcatgctaagacagtgatattggctatgccgggtgtgccacggattgagtggcgaggatCGACTGATTACGTTCCCAGTAGGGCGATTTTATTCTTCAAGGCCCAACGTATGATTGGGAAGGGTTGTTTAtcttacttagcctttgtgagggatgtcggtgcagagactcctagtattgattctgttcctgttatgagggattttcccgatgtgttttctgcggacctgtcgggcatgccaccgggcagggatattgattttggtatagacctggtgccgggcactcaacccatttctattccaccatatcgtatggcaccagcggagttgaaggagttaaaagaaCAGCTTTAGGAGctccttgataagggatttattcggcctaatgtgtcgccttggggtgtgcctgttctatttgtgaagaagaaggatggtacgatgaggatgtgcattgattacaggcagttgaacaaagtaacaatcaagaacaagtatcctttgcctcgtgtcgatgatttgtttgaccagcttcagggagagagtgttctccaagatatctccgttcaggttatcaccagttgaagatcagggactcagatattcttaagacagctttcaggacccgatatggtcattatgagttcatggtgatgtcgtttgggctgaccaatgccccaacagcattcatgcatttgatgagtAGCGTGTTCCTGccatatctcgactcgtttgtcatagttttcattgatgatattctagtatatccacgtagtcaggaggagcacgcggagacTTTGAGAGCTgcgttgcagagattgagggagaagaagctttatgcaaagttctccaagtttgagtttcggctcagtttagtggctttcctGGGGCACGTgttgtccagtgagggtattcaggttgatccaaagaagatagaggcggttcagagttggcccaaaccgtcctcagccacagagattcccAACTTTCTTTGTTTGGagggttattaccgccggtttgttcagggattttcatctatcgcatcgcccttgaccaagttaactcagaagggttcTCCATTCATctggtcggacgagtgtaaggagagctttcagaagctcaaaacttTCTTGACTACAACTCCATTGTTAGTTTTAcaatcagcttcaggttcatataccgtgtattgtaatgctatgagagttggtattgagtgtatgttgatgcaggagggtagagttattgcttatgcttatcgtcagttgaagccccataagaagaactaccatgtccatgatttggagttggctgtcattgtctatgcattaaagatttggaggcattatttgtatggtgtttcttatgaggtgtttacggatcatcgtagcctccagcacttgttcaaacagcaggatctcaatttgaggtagcggagatggttggagttgctaaaggattatgatattactattttgtaccatccggggaaggccaatatggtggccgatgccttgagtaagaaagcggtgagtatggggagtttgtcaTATATtctagttagggagagacctcttacagttgatgtttaggccttggccaatcggttcgtgaggttggatatttcggagcccagccgGGTA comes from the Nicotiana sylvestris chromosome 4, ASM39365v2, whole genome shotgun sequence genome and includes:
- the LOC138889368 gene encoding uncharacterized mitochondrial protein AtMg00860-like, which codes for MSFGLTNAPTAFMHLMSSVFLPYLDSFVIVFIDDILVYPRSQEEHAETLRAALQRLREKKLYAKFSKFEFRLSLVAFLGHVLSSEGIQVDPKKIEAVQSWPKPSSATEIPNFLCLEGYYRRFVQGFSSIASPLTKLTQKGSPFIWSDECKESFQKLKTFLTTTPLLVLQSASGSYTVYCNAMRHQYGDPHLLVLKDKVQHNDARDVTIGDDGVLRMQGRICVPDVDGL